In Populus alba chromosome 4, ASM523922v2, whole genome shotgun sequence, the genomic window CAACACCCTCACATCCAAGAAATGTTGTCTTTTTCATAAAGACAGAGGATATGACACCAAAGATTCTTAtgtcttgaaaaaagaaattgaaatgttGATAGCTAATGGTTATCTTTGTTAGTTTCTAAAGAAGGATTCTCacccaaaacagaaaaaagaagagcCTGGTCAATGTGCAATGACTCTTCTCGAGATCAATGTGAATTTAAGGGTAGGCAAGAGGTGACTTTaacaagagagagaggaagCATGCAAAGCAAGTCCTCACAATTGCTAAACTGCTGGATCAATGGCACAAGCTAATACTCTTGAAGATAGGGAAGGTGTGACTTTTCCACATGATGACGCCTTTGTCATTACCAATATTGTATCTAACCACAAAGTACATCAGGTGTTAGTAGATGATGGCAGCGTAGTGAACATCCTCTCTATACAAGTCATGTCCCAAATCAGGATcccttatttaaatttaataccaTTGAAGAGTCCCTTTAACGGGATAAATGGTTCATGCATGTCAGTGAAAGGAGTTTTAACTTAAGTCTTATCAATGACTTTACCAATGGATATTAGTGACAATTTTATTTCATCGATAATACCTTCTGTAAAAtggcatgttatttattttttttattttttttttcattgtaattctCTCAATGTAcatcaatgaattatttttgtcgGTATATACTAAGAGGTATAGTGATGGCGTAGCTCATCGGTAAATATCGCAATTTAAccatggatttatttttataagtatttatatttttatatgctaattttCTTGTAATAAACCTAATTTTAACcaccaaaatataatttgacattTGTGCGCTGCAAATCTATATCATGAGTGCGTTTcaccatgtaatttttttttttcgagggAATTGTTTATAGCGAACCATAGTAACCTAGTAAACCACAATctcaaaattatttcttttgaacAATGGCAGTGAGCTTatctaacaaaaaacaaatactaatgTGGAGACAATTTTAGAGCATAAATGCgagaaacaaagagaaaagaattaTGAAAGGTGTGGTTGCAGAGGCACTAAGCCCCTTGTTGGGCAGCGATGGATATTCATCCGGTGGAGGCATGACACATTCATCACCATTAAATTGAATCTTTCTAGGGAAACCCCACCCTTCTCTGAAAGTAAAAATCTCTGGATCTTTGCGTAGTAAAATTTCAGTCTGTAAATTCCCATTCTTTCCTTCTTGTAGTAAAATGTCATTGTAAAACGGAAGCCCCCAAAACATCCCAGTATCATCTGCATATATAGTAATTTAATGTCAGAACACAGTTAATGATATAATGACAACTGCTGAATGCGGGCTAAGTTTGCATCTCGTTAGCGTCTTTAAGACAAAAAGAGTAGAgacagaaacgaaaaaaaaaacatatttgattgTAAGAACAGACAtggagatataaaaataaatatatttgctgATAGAAGCTAGCTTTGTGCAGCAACTTACTGATATATCCGTATCGATTGAGGGGTGCGTAGTTGAAGCTGAAAACCTGTGTCAAACTTTGCAGGTTGGGATGGAGCACCACCAAGTTCCATTCTGAATAATTCTTCATGATGTTGAAATTTGTAACTGTCATTTTAGCCCTCCAATATTGTTTGTAACTTTGTTTCAGATGCCAATGCACCCTTATTGGGCACATATGCTCTGAGCACCTTACTACAGGTGTTGgatcttgattttgtttcaGCAATGGCGGGGTCTCACCATACCTGCCAGTTTTCACAGAGCTTAATTCCCTTCTACACAAATAATGATCAGTTGATCTGCAAATTCAAGACACTAAAATCTTTTTGAAGTGTGTTACCAAGCAAGCCCTACACATGAtagaaaaaatgttaaaaaacgtCGGGGAGATATACTTTACACATTTTGTTCCAGGTTGTCCCTGGCAGCCGCAGCTGCATCTAGGGCACGAAACAATAGTTTGATTGTAGAATGCAGACAAGGAAACACAGCATCTTGGTGTAGGTGATGCTAAACTCTGGGAGTACATGCAGGTCACATTCCATGTCGCTTCAAGAAAACAGAACAGggaaatttacaaaaaagatgAAAGCATTAAACTATTGTCATGGAAAAAGTAGTGAAGTTCCGAGAGTGATTACCAATAGCCTGTGTCCATCGCCGGCCTCCGTCTGTTGTGTACCTGCTGGGTTCTACCTTAACTGCACCCCCGCAACTATAGCCTGGAACTCCAAGATTGAAATTTTCCGGCATTATAAATCGGGAATTGGTGCCAGAACCTCCAACAGCCATCTGAAAAGTAGCAACATACTTGGAAGGATCTTGCTTCATGGATGACAGTACACCTCCCTTGCAACAATTCTGGGTTTGGGCATTATAATTGGTTCCGGGAAGA contains:
- the LOC118038732 gene encoding COBRA-like protein 6, with the protein product MDLVNFNGICADGFDPLDPYGNITIKWDLLLSTSGTNNLMVSIYNFQQYRHVEPPGWKLNWAWKGKEVIWSMQGAEATEQGNCTEFKGSTLPHCCEKEPFIVDLLPGTNYNAQTQNCCKGGVLSSMKQDPSKYVATFQMAVGGSGTNSRFIMPENFNLGVPGYSCGGAVKVEPSRYTTDGGRRWTQAIATWNVTCMYSQSLASPTPRCCVSLSAFYNQTIVSCPRCSCGCQGQPGTKCVKYGETPPLLKQNQDPTPVVRCSEHMCPIRVHWHLKQSYKQYWRAKMTVTNFNIMKNYSEWNLVVLHPNLQSLTQVFSFNYAPLNRYGYINDTGMFWGLPFYNDILLQEGKNGNLQTEILLRKDPEIFTFREGWGFPRKIQFNGDECVMPPPDEYPSLPNKGLSASATTPFIILFSLFLAFML